The Synchiropus splendidus isolate RoL2022-P1 chromosome 1, RoL_Sspl_1.0, whole genome shotgun sequence genome includes a window with the following:
- the ap3d1 gene encoding AP-3 complex subunit delta-1 isoform X6: MALKIVKGSIDRMFDKNLQDLVRGIRNHKEDEAKYISTCIDEIKQELKQDNIAVKANAVCKLTYLQMLGYDVSWAAFNIVEVMSSSKFTYKRIGYLAASQCFHESTDVIMLTTNQIRKDLSSPSQYDTGVALTGLSCFVTPDLARDLANDIMTLMSHTKPYIRKKAVLIMYKVFLKYPESLRPAFPRLKEKLEDPDPGVQSAAVNVICELARRNPKNYLSLAPLFFKLMTSSTNNWVLIKIIKLFGALTPLEPRLGKKLIEPLTNLIHSTSAMSLLYECVNTVIAVLISLSSGMPNHSASIQLCVQKLRILIEDSDQNLKYLGLLAMSKILKTHPKSVQSHKDLILQCLDDKDESIRLRALDLLYGMVSKKNLMEIVKKLMLHVDKAEGTTYRDELLTKIIDICSQSNYQYITNFEWYISILVELTRLEGTRHGHLIASQMLDVAIRVKAIRAFAVAQMATLLDNAHLLTGNMQRNGICEVLYAAAWICGEFSEHLENPLQTLEAMLRPKVATLPGHIQAVYVQNAAKLFATVLKSEEGNTDSTTAQETSQLMIDRLPLFVQSANLEVQERASCILQLVKYIQKLQQKDVEVAEEVTALFAGELNPVAPKAQKKVPVPEGLDLDAWINEPPSESESEDEQPKAIFTKEEPKHSRTRHTEVDEKELARRREARKQEQANNPFYIKASPSSQKVYQESPGVEHIPVVQIDLSVPLKVPGLPMSDQYVKLEEERRQKERAEKKKKEKKKRKEKHSKRGKRHDSGPESEEDITPAHMVDIVTEEMPENALPSDDDDKDPNDPHKALDIDLDKPLADSEKLPVRAHRPAEVLKSPAEDEEAESGMSQEPKKKSTKDKREKKKDKDRDRKKSKEEKKKKKHKHEDKQEDLLVVQEEEQAVQSEEINEVAAAPISTTAEVSDLDFWLSNAPVPSNTKESASVTEAVADPKSASGTAVDSEPDELKETEKSSKHKKKKQKKEKENKDKKKKKKHHHHHHNSEGGEASVQNGTVEEEEPLPPMSNYCLLAENSYIKMVYDIQGNLQDGSQVVVSVIFENKCDGFLKSMEFNVLDSLNSKLQRPEGAGPHDGLTVPFQLPPGVSNEARFVFTVQSIVMPQKLKGTLAFIVKNEDSSTHEKLDFKLHFTCTSYLITTPCYSDAFAKLLESGDLKSSSVKLEGVNMPFHHLLARICFHHHFSVVERIDSCASMYSRSIQGHHVCLLVKTSDQTVSIDAKCDEPTLLGNVLDEIKQTFSQC; encoded by the exons ATGGCACTGAAGATTGTCAAAGGGAGCATCGATCGGATGTTCGATAAAAACCTTCAGGATTTAGTACGTGGCATTCGGAACCACAAGGAGGATGAG GCAAAATACATCTCCACCTGTATCGACGAGATCAAACAGGAGCTCAAGCAGGACAACATCGCTGTCAAAGCTAATGCAGTCTGCAAGCTCACCTAC CTTCAGATGCTCGGCTATGACGTCAGCTGGGCTGCATTCAACATTGTTGAGGTCATGAGCTCCTCGAAGTTTACATATAAG AGGATTGGCTACCTGGCTGCATCGCAGTGCTTCCATGAGAGCACTGATGTCATCATGCTGACCACTAATCAGATCCGAAAG GATCTTAGCAGTCCCAGTCAGTATGACACAGGTGTTGCCCTCACCGgcctctcttgttttgtgaCTCCGGACTTGGCTAGGGATTTAGCCAATGACATTATGACCCTG ATGTCTCACACTAAACCATACATCAGGAAAAAAGCTGTGCTGATTATGTATAAGGTGTTTTTAAAGTACCCTGAGTCCCTGCGTCCTGCTTTTCCAAGGCTCAAGGAAAAACTTGAAGACCCAGATCCAG GTGTCCAGTCAGCTGCAGTAAATGTCATTTGTGAGCTAGCCCGAAGGAATCCCAAGAACTACTTGTCTCTGGCTCCACTATTCTTCAAactcatgacatcatccacTAACAATTGGGTCCTCATTAAGATCATTAAGCTG TTTGGTGCACTCACACCTTTAGAGCCACGGCTGGGAAAGAAGTTGATTGAACCTCTGACTAACCTCATTCACAG CACTTCGGCCATGTCTTTGCTGTATGAATGTGTCAACACTGTCATTGCAG tgttgatatctttgtcaTCTGGGATGCCGAACCACAGTGCTAGTATCCAG CTCTGTGTCCAGAAGCTGCGAATCCTGATTGAAGACTCGGACCAGAACT TGAAGTACCTTGGACTTCTGGCAATGTCCAAAATCTTGAAAACGCATCCGAAGTCTGTCCAAAGCCACAAAGACCTGATCCTGCAGTGTCTGGATGACAAGGATGAGTCCATTCGCCTACGAGCTTTGGATCTACTCTATGGGATG GTTTCCAAGAAGAACTTAATGGAGATTGTGAAAAAACTAATGTTACATGTAGACAAAGCAGAAGGAACAACCTACAGAGACGAGCTGCTCACCAAGATCATTGACATCTGTAGCCAGAGCAACTACCAGTACATCACTAACTTTGAATG GTACATCAGTATCCTGGTGGAACTGACCCGATTGGAGGGAACAAGGCACGGACACCTCATAGCCTCTCAGATGCTCGACGTAGCCATAAGGGTGAAAGCCATCCGGGCTTTTGCTGTAGCCCAGATGGCCACTCTGCTAGACAATGCCCACCTTTTGACCGGCAACATGCAGCGGAATGGCATCTGTGAAGTTCTGTATGCAGCAGCCTGGATCTGTGGCGAGTTTTCTGA ACACCTAGAGAACCCGTTGCAAACACTGGAAGCCATGCTTCGACCTAAGGTGGCCACTTTACCGGGCCATATCCAGGCCGTGTATGTGCAGAATGCTGCTAAGTTGTTTGCCACTGTGCTAAAAAGTGAAGAGGGAAATACAGACAGCACTACAGCACAGGAAACCAGCCAACTTATGATTGACAGGCTGCCCCTGTTTGTTCAGAGCGCCAATCTGGAGGTCCAGGAGAGG GCATCATGCATCCTGCAACTGGTCAAGTACATCCAAAAATTGCAGCAGAAAGATGTGGAGGTAGCAGAGGAAGTCACTGCTTTGTTCGCTGGAGAACTCAATCCTGTAGCCCCCAAGGCGCAGAAGAAAGTGCCTGTTCCCGAAGG TCTTGATCTGGACGCCTGGATCAATGAGCCTCCATCAGAGAGCGAGTCTGAGGATGAGCAGCCAAAGGCTATTTTCACCAAGGAGGAGCCCAAACATTCCCGCACCCGTCACACTGAGGTCGATGAGAAGGAGCTTGCAAGG AGAAGAGAAGCCAGAAAGCAGGAACAAGCCAACAACCCGTTCTACATTAAGGCCTCTCCATCATCTCAAAAG gttTACCAGGAATCCCCGGGAGTGGAGCACATTCCTGTTGTGCAGATTGACCTGAGTGTGCCTCTCAAAGTCCCAG GTCTGCCTATGTCTGACCAATATGTGAAGCTTGAAGAAGAGCGCAGGCAGAAGGAGAGGgctgagaaaaagaagaaggaaaagaagaagaggaaagagaAACACAGTAAACGGGGAAAGAGACATGATTCTGGCCCAGAGAGCGAAGAGGACATCACGCCTGCACATATGGTCGACATAGTTACCGAGGAGATGCCAGAG AATGCCTTACCgagcgatgatgatgataaagatCCCAACGACCCACACAAAGCCCTGGACATCGACCTGGACAA GCCGCTTGCAGACAGTGAGAAGCTTCCTGTCAGGGCACACCGCCCGGCGGAGGTACTAAAAAGCCCagcagaggatgaagaagcagaGAGTGGTATGTCGCAGGAGCCCAAGAAGAAAAGCACTAAGGACAagagggaaaagaagaaggacaaagacagagacaggaag AAgagcaaggaggagaagaaaaagaagaagcataAACATGAAGATAAACAAGAGGATCTTCTTGTTGTTCAGGAGGAGGAACAGGCTGTCCAGTCAGAAGAAATCAACGAGGTGGCAGCTGCTCCCATTTCCACCACTGCTGAG GTTTCGGATCTGGATTTCTGGCTGTCAAATGCTCCAGTGCCCTCTAATACTAAG GAATCAGCCTCGGTGACTGAAGCAGTGGCAGACCCCAAGTCAGCCTCTGGTACTGCGGTGGATTCTGAGCCAGACGAGCTCAAAGAAACAGAG AAGTCGTCCaaacacaagaagaagaagcagaaaaaggagaaggaaaacaaggataagaagaagaaaaagaagcaccatcaccatcatcacaacagtgaAGGGGGTGAAGCATCCGTACAGAATGGcacagtagaagaagaagagcctCTACCA CCCATGTCCAATTACTGCCTGCTGGCTGAGAACTCCTACATAAAAATG GTTTATGACATCCAGGGGAACCTGCAGGATGGAAGTCAAGTCGTAGTGTCCgtcatttttgaaaacaagtgTGATGGTTTCCTCAAATCAATGGAGTTCAATGTCCTGGACTCTCTCAACTCCAAGTTGCAGAGGCCAGAAGGAGCTGGACCACATGACGGTCTCACTGTCCCCTTCCAGCTTCCACCAG GTGTTTCCAATGAAGCTCGATTTGTGTTCACCGTCCAGAGCATCGTGATGCCACAGAAACTGAAGGGAACACTGGCATTCATTGTCAAG AATGAGGACTCCTCTACTCATGAGAAACTGGACTTTAAACTGCACTTTACCTGCACCTCCTACCTAATCACTACTCCATGCTACAG TGATGCATTTGCAAAGCTGTTGGAGTCTGGGGATCTGAAGAGCAGCTCAGTGAAATTGGAAGGAGTCAACATGCCCTTCCACCACCTCCTGGCCAGGATCTGCTTTCACCACCACTTCTCTG TTGTGGAGAGAATTGACTCCTGTGCCTCCATGTATAGCAGATCTATCCAGGGTCACCATGTGTGTCTGCTGGTGAAAACA TCGGATCAGACTGTGTCCATCGATGCTAAATGTGACGAGCCGACACTGCTTGGGAATGTGCTGGATGAGATCAAGCAGACCTTCTCTCAGTGCTGA
- the ap3d1 gene encoding AP-3 complex subunit delta-1 isoform X4 has protein sequence MALKIVKGSIDRMFDKNLQDLVRGIRNHKEDEAKYISTCIDEIKQELKQDNIAVKANAVCKLTYLQMLGYDVSWAAFNIVEVMSSSKFTYKRIGYLAASQCFHESTDVIMLTTNQIRKDLSSPSQYDTGVALTGLSCFVTPDLARDLANDIMTLMSHTKPYIRKKAVLIMYKVFLKYPESLRPAFPRLKEKLEDPDPGVQSAAVNVICELARRNPKNYLSLAPLFFKLMTSSTNNWVLIKIIKLFGALTPLEPRLGKKLIEPLTNLIHSTSAMSLLYECVNTVIAVLISLSSGMPNHSASIQLCVQKLRILIEDSDQNLKYLGLLAMSKILKTHPKSVQSHKDLILQCLDDKDESIRLRALDLLYGMVSKKNLMEIVKKLMLHVDKAEGTTYRDELLTKIIDICSQSNYQYITNFEWYISILVELTRLEGTRHGHLIASQMLDVAIRVKAIRAFAVAQMATLLDNAHLLTGNMQRNGICEVLYAAAWICGEFSEHLENPLQTLEAMLRPKVATLPGHIQAVYVQNAAKLFATVLKSEEGNTDSTTAQETSQLMIDRLPLFVQSANLEVQERASCILQLVKYIQKLQQKDVEVAEEVTALFAGELNPVAPKAQKKVPVPEGLDLDAWINEPPSESESEDEQPKAIFTKEEPKHSRTRHTEVDEKELARRREARKQEQANNPFYIKASPSSQKVYQESPGVEHIPVVQIDLSVPLKVPGLPMSDQYVKLEEERRQKERAEKKKKEKKKRKEKHSKRGKRHDSGPESEEDITPAHMVDIVTEEMPENALPSDDDDKDPNDPHKALDIDLDKPLADSEKLPVRAHRPAEVLKSPAEDEEAESGMSQEPKKKSTKDKREKKKDKDRDRKKSKEEKKKKKHKHEDKQEDLLVVQEEEQAVQSEEINEVAAAPISTTAEVSDLDFWLSNAPVPSNTKESASVTEAVADPKSASGTAVDSEPDELKETEKSSKHKKKKQKKEKENKDKKKKKKHHHHHHNSEGGEASVQNGTVEEEEPLPPMSNYCLLAENSYIKMVMEDADQVYDIQGNLQDGSQVVVSVIFENKCDGFLKSMEFNVLDSLNSKLQRPEGAGPHDGLTVPFQLPPGVSNEARFVFTVQSIVMPQKLKGTLAFIVKNEDSSTHEKLDFKLHFTCTSYLITTPCYSDAFAKLLESGDLKSSSVKLEGVNMPFHHLLARICFHHHFSVVERIDSCASMYSRSIQGHHVCLLVKTSDQTVSIDAKCDEPTLLGNVLDEIKQTFSQC, from the exons ATGGCACTGAAGATTGTCAAAGGGAGCATCGATCGGATGTTCGATAAAAACCTTCAGGATTTAGTACGTGGCATTCGGAACCACAAGGAGGATGAG GCAAAATACATCTCCACCTGTATCGACGAGATCAAACAGGAGCTCAAGCAGGACAACATCGCTGTCAAAGCTAATGCAGTCTGCAAGCTCACCTAC CTTCAGATGCTCGGCTATGACGTCAGCTGGGCTGCATTCAACATTGTTGAGGTCATGAGCTCCTCGAAGTTTACATATAAG AGGATTGGCTACCTGGCTGCATCGCAGTGCTTCCATGAGAGCACTGATGTCATCATGCTGACCACTAATCAGATCCGAAAG GATCTTAGCAGTCCCAGTCAGTATGACACAGGTGTTGCCCTCACCGgcctctcttgttttgtgaCTCCGGACTTGGCTAGGGATTTAGCCAATGACATTATGACCCTG ATGTCTCACACTAAACCATACATCAGGAAAAAAGCTGTGCTGATTATGTATAAGGTGTTTTTAAAGTACCCTGAGTCCCTGCGTCCTGCTTTTCCAAGGCTCAAGGAAAAACTTGAAGACCCAGATCCAG GTGTCCAGTCAGCTGCAGTAAATGTCATTTGTGAGCTAGCCCGAAGGAATCCCAAGAACTACTTGTCTCTGGCTCCACTATTCTTCAAactcatgacatcatccacTAACAATTGGGTCCTCATTAAGATCATTAAGCTG TTTGGTGCACTCACACCTTTAGAGCCACGGCTGGGAAAGAAGTTGATTGAACCTCTGACTAACCTCATTCACAG CACTTCGGCCATGTCTTTGCTGTATGAATGTGTCAACACTGTCATTGCAG tgttgatatctttgtcaTCTGGGATGCCGAACCACAGTGCTAGTATCCAG CTCTGTGTCCAGAAGCTGCGAATCCTGATTGAAGACTCGGACCAGAACT TGAAGTACCTTGGACTTCTGGCAATGTCCAAAATCTTGAAAACGCATCCGAAGTCTGTCCAAAGCCACAAAGACCTGATCCTGCAGTGTCTGGATGACAAGGATGAGTCCATTCGCCTACGAGCTTTGGATCTACTCTATGGGATG GTTTCCAAGAAGAACTTAATGGAGATTGTGAAAAAACTAATGTTACATGTAGACAAAGCAGAAGGAACAACCTACAGAGACGAGCTGCTCACCAAGATCATTGACATCTGTAGCCAGAGCAACTACCAGTACATCACTAACTTTGAATG GTACATCAGTATCCTGGTGGAACTGACCCGATTGGAGGGAACAAGGCACGGACACCTCATAGCCTCTCAGATGCTCGACGTAGCCATAAGGGTGAAAGCCATCCGGGCTTTTGCTGTAGCCCAGATGGCCACTCTGCTAGACAATGCCCACCTTTTGACCGGCAACATGCAGCGGAATGGCATCTGTGAAGTTCTGTATGCAGCAGCCTGGATCTGTGGCGAGTTTTCTGA ACACCTAGAGAACCCGTTGCAAACACTGGAAGCCATGCTTCGACCTAAGGTGGCCACTTTACCGGGCCATATCCAGGCCGTGTATGTGCAGAATGCTGCTAAGTTGTTTGCCACTGTGCTAAAAAGTGAAGAGGGAAATACAGACAGCACTACAGCACAGGAAACCAGCCAACTTATGATTGACAGGCTGCCCCTGTTTGTTCAGAGCGCCAATCTGGAGGTCCAGGAGAGG GCATCATGCATCCTGCAACTGGTCAAGTACATCCAAAAATTGCAGCAGAAAGATGTGGAGGTAGCAGAGGAAGTCACTGCTTTGTTCGCTGGAGAACTCAATCCTGTAGCCCCCAAGGCGCAGAAGAAAGTGCCTGTTCCCGAAGG TCTTGATCTGGACGCCTGGATCAATGAGCCTCCATCAGAGAGCGAGTCTGAGGATGAGCAGCCAAAGGCTATTTTCACCAAGGAGGAGCCCAAACATTCCCGCACCCGTCACACTGAGGTCGATGAGAAGGAGCTTGCAAGG AGAAGAGAAGCCAGAAAGCAGGAACAAGCCAACAACCCGTTCTACATTAAGGCCTCTCCATCATCTCAAAAG gttTACCAGGAATCCCCGGGAGTGGAGCACATTCCTGTTGTGCAGATTGACCTGAGTGTGCCTCTCAAAGTCCCAG GTCTGCCTATGTCTGACCAATATGTGAAGCTTGAAGAAGAGCGCAGGCAGAAGGAGAGGgctgagaaaaagaagaaggaaaagaagaagaggaaagagaAACACAGTAAACGGGGAAAGAGACATGATTCTGGCCCAGAGAGCGAAGAGGACATCACGCCTGCACATATGGTCGACATAGTTACCGAGGAGATGCCAGAG AATGCCTTACCgagcgatgatgatgataaagatCCCAACGACCCACACAAAGCCCTGGACATCGACCTGGACAA GCCGCTTGCAGACAGTGAGAAGCTTCCTGTCAGGGCACACCGCCCGGCGGAGGTACTAAAAAGCCCagcagaggatgaagaagcagaGAGTGGTATGTCGCAGGAGCCCAAGAAGAAAAGCACTAAGGACAagagggaaaagaagaaggacaaagacagagacaggaag AAgagcaaggaggagaagaaaaagaagaagcataAACATGAAGATAAACAAGAGGATCTTCTTGTTGTTCAGGAGGAGGAACAGGCTGTCCAGTCAGAAGAAATCAACGAGGTGGCAGCTGCTCCCATTTCCACCACTGCTGAG GTTTCGGATCTGGATTTCTGGCTGTCAAATGCTCCAGTGCCCTCTAATACTAAG GAATCAGCCTCGGTGACTGAAGCAGTGGCAGACCCCAAGTCAGCCTCTGGTACTGCGGTGGATTCTGAGCCAGACGAGCTCAAAGAAACAGAG AAGTCGTCCaaacacaagaagaagaagcagaaaaaggagaaggaaaacaaggataagaagaagaaaaagaagcaccatcaccatcatcacaacagtgaAGGGGGTGAAGCATCCGTACAGAATGGcacagtagaagaagaagagcctCTACCA CCCATGTCCAATTACTGCCTGCTGGCTGAGAACTCCTACATAAAAATG GTTATGGAAGATGCTGATCAG GTTTATGACATCCAGGGGAACCTGCAGGATGGAAGTCAAGTCGTAGTGTCCgtcatttttgaaaacaagtgTGATGGTTTCCTCAAATCAATGGAGTTCAATGTCCTGGACTCTCTCAACTCCAAGTTGCAGAGGCCAGAAGGAGCTGGACCACATGACGGTCTCACTGTCCCCTTCCAGCTTCCACCAG GTGTTTCCAATGAAGCTCGATTTGTGTTCACCGTCCAGAGCATCGTGATGCCACAGAAACTGAAGGGAACACTGGCATTCATTGTCAAG AATGAGGACTCCTCTACTCATGAGAAACTGGACTTTAAACTGCACTTTACCTGCACCTCCTACCTAATCACTACTCCATGCTACAG TGATGCATTTGCAAAGCTGTTGGAGTCTGGGGATCTGAAGAGCAGCTCAGTGAAATTGGAAGGAGTCAACATGCCCTTCCACCACCTCCTGGCCAGGATCTGCTTTCACCACCACTTCTCTG TTGTGGAGAGAATTGACTCCTGTGCCTCCATGTATAGCAGATCTATCCAGGGTCACCATGTGTGTCTGCTGGTGAAAACA TCGGATCAGACTGTGTCCATCGATGCTAAATGTGACGAGCCGACACTGCTTGGGAATGTGCTGGATGAGATCAAGCAGACCTTCTCTCAGTGCTGA